The sequence TAGTAGCTTTAATACAATATTCCTATCAGGGAATAAAGCAAGCAACATTTTCAATGTAGCCCTCGCTTGATTACCTAAACCTATAACTCCTATCTTATTAAAACCTTTCTTACTTAAAAGCTTAATCGAATGTGCAGCAACTGCTCCAGTACGCATGGTGGTTATATAATTTCCATCCAACAATGATTTCAGACGACCAGTTTCATAGTCATAAAGCAAAATCTGACTATCCAAAGCTGGATTTCTGGAAGGATACCTAGTTACTACTTTTACTCCCCCACTATTATCTTGGGGGAGTATAGAAGGCATCACATTATAAAAAACATCTTCCGTTGGTTTCATGCTAATTTTTGCAGGTAACATCACATTCCCTTTGTTTTCGAGCATATCACCTACCCATTTATAACACTGAATTGGTTCTATATTTAATTTCATAATGTCGGTATGTGTTAAAATTTTCATTTCCTTTCCTCCCCCTTAACTAATTTTTAGTCCAATATTTCTTTTAATGCTGCTACCAATTTATTATTTTCTTCCGGACGTTTTACTGCAATTCGAATATATTCACCGTCAAAACCATTTTTTGAAGATAAATCTTTAATTAATAAATCATATTGATCTAGTAACTTTTCTGTTACTTCTTTTGCTGTATGCTTTCCAACAACTTCACACATTAAATAGTTAGCCTGCGACGGTACAACTCGCACATTCTTAACAGTTGAAAGTTCCTCAATGTATTCTCTTCTAACATCTTTAAACTTTCTCATAGCTTCTTCATAATCACTCTTATACTTCTCGAAAATTTGCATATAAAATTCTCCGAAGGAATTAATATTCCAGATAGCTATATCATTCTTCATAAAATTGATGAGTTCCGCATTAAGGGAAGCCAAAACCCCTAGACGAAGCCCTGGTACTCCAAAGGACTTTGAAATACTTTTAATGACAACTAGATCCGGATAGCTATTTAATACCTCTTCATTTAATAGGGTGGCGTTTTCCTCTTCTGCAAAATCAACAAAAGATTCATCTACAATAAAAGTAATCTCTCTATTTTCTGCCCATTCTGCAACCTTTAATATATCGACTTTTTTGATGTAATTTCCAGAAGGATTATCAGGATTAATTAATAATAAAATAGAAATATCCTTATCCACATAGAAGTCCATTAAGTCTTCAGCAGTATAGGAATAATTGTTTTTATTAGGATAATATGGAACAATTTCATCAGAACGTTTACGATTTGGATATTCCTCAAATGTTGGAAGAGCCATTCCAATCTTTCCAGGAAGTCTTTCCATTAATGATTTAATAATTTCAGCTGCGCCGTTCCCTACAACTACATGTTCCTTTTTTAATCCAAAATATTTTGCAGCTAAGAGGCTGTTAACACCCATACCTGACGGATAATCACAAATTAAACGTTCAAAATTTGCTTTTATTTCATCTTGTAATTTTCGAGGCGGATAAAATGGATTAACTAGGTAACAAAAGTCTATTAAATGTGGGTATCTCCAATAACCACCATACCTACTCTGTATTCTTTTTAACTTATCTTCAGTAGAGGTTGTGAATATTGATTCAGCAATGTCAAGGTCCTGTATATCATCTATTTCATACCATGAATCATCACCAAGGATGGTTGCTTTTATATCTGGTCGGTCTAATAGTGTAATCACTTTAAGTACTTGTTCATAATATTCGTTATTTCCTAGCGCTTTACTATATGCTTCTAAAAATGGAACGTAATGAGTAGTTGAAAACTCTTTGCTAAATTTATAGATATTAACTGTTTTGAAGTAGCTTTTAATATCCTCATATTTAAAATCTTTTTTTCCTAAAAAGCTTTTTATGTTATTTTCCTCATCTAAAGTCACTACTGTTCCATCCATCCAACTTTCATACTTAGCTACTAATGCAAGACTTGGATAAGGATCCTCAATAATTTGATTTAACACGGAATCTTCAAAAATAAGGTCAGATTCAAGAAGGAGTGTATCTTCTTTCAACAGATAGTCTCTCGCCATATAAAGCGAATAGATATTATTCGTTTTATCATATATTTCATTTTCTACATACTCTATCGGTGTATTGATTCCCAACGTCGAAATAAAGTCGATAAGTTCTTTTCCTTTATAACCAACTACTACAACAATTTTCGAAAGTTCAACCTTATCCAATTGGCAAAGCATCCTTTCAATCATCGTCATACCGTTTACTTTAACCATACTTTTCGTGTTATTATTAGTTAACTCTTTTAGGCGCTTTCCCATTCCTGCGGCTAATATAATTGATTGCATTATACTCGATCCTTCCTTTGAAACTATTTAAAACATCTGAGTGGCATATACTTAATAAAAAAATTTCTTTTGTCTTATAATTTCAGTATCACAAGCTATAATTTTTTTGTATGTATTTAACGTATTGCAGCAAGCGTGTTGATTAACCAAATAGTGCACAAAAATATGCAAAAAACAGATAACTCAGGTTGAATGTAAGTTGTGACACCAACATTTACGAAACGAGGTCATCCCCATAAATAATGATACCACGCTTCAGACACTGACTAAAAGATTTCTACCAGAAGAAAATTTACAGGCAATCCTGAACGATTTCCAATATGAAAAAACCACCCGCAATTACTCGGTTTCTGTTTTTCTATCCTAGTTCATCCAATCAATCGGCTGTGAATAAGTGGATGAGCCTTCACCATGAATCCAATCCTGAGAGAACTTTAAGACTAACTTCCGTTGATCATTCGTTCCTCTCTAAACATTTGAAAGGGCTGGAATCTGCTATCTTGGACATCTTCAGCAATAAAATGACCCCGGCAGCCAGATTCACTGAAGCTTCCAAAATTACTTCTCTCTATTTATTCCACGACGAATACAGTAGAGAAAAGTGGCTTACCTTGTCCTCCATATAACGGGGAACGGGCAGGGATCAAACTGCATGTCGCGCTGCTGAATAATACCGACATGCCCCTCCGTGATGTGGAGACCACCAGTTTAAAGCAATAAGGCCCTATCAGAAAAGAGCAAGAAAATCCGCGTTTACTTCTAGTCGGCGGGCTTATTTCTCGATCGACAAGGTAGATGACTATCTGGAAAATGATCAGGATTTCATCTAATGTCTGAAGACCAACATCCAGTTGAAAAGTAAGAAATCATTGAAAGGTAGCCGTCCAAAGGACACGAACGTGACTGCAGAATTCATGTGCACGCTTGGTACACTGTAGTAACAGACTCAGAAACGACAGCGAATGGATGGTGCAGTTTCTGGACTATGAGGGCAAGAGTCTCAGCGTTGTGACGAGTCTGAAGAACATAACGAATCAAGAGATTTCCAATTTTCACAAGTCTCTCTTGGTCATCGAATTCTTCTTCCACTGTGTAATGCAGTATCAGAACGTACCGGTTCTCTATGGAACCACTTAAAATGCCGTTTTCAATCAATTCTTCATCATATTGATTATCTATAACTTCCTAAAATTCCTTCACACAAGCGCCCAAGAAAGTTACTTCCAAGTCATTTTCCTTTACAGGCTTTTTGCGCCTGCTTCTTTGCGCTCGAATGGCGTTTGGAAATCAGGAAACAACTCGTGTGACAACAGAAAGTAACAATAGATTATCTATATAATTTCGGATAAACAACACGCATAAAAAAATACAATCATTAAATTCCATGTATTTTTTAGGTTACGAGACTCATTGTGAGATGAAGATTTATAATTGCACACACTGAGAATACGACGCAAAATTGAAGGAATAACCCCTTGTCTCCCTTTGATCGTATCCAAACACTATCCTTCATAGCGTAAATCACACCAATCGAAGCATCGAATATTGCACGGAATGGTAACACCAAGCGATTGCCTATGAACTGAGGCGCGGTTCGACGACTTAGCTGAGGACCGTAGGGCTACAATTTACTGTCTATTTCGTTGACACAGAACAGGCGGTATACGAACGCAATTGGCTGAACTGCGGGGCTAAAAGTAAGCTGCTCACAATCGGTGAATTCATGAGTTCGCTTGTGATCGGATTATCCATCATGGCTGGTCGCCGGATGCCTACTTTGGCTTTGCTGGAAGAAAAGCCGGCTGGAGAAACAAATTTATTATCTCCACCAAGACGTTATACATCTTATAGATGCGATGAGCGTCCGGAATATCGATTTACCAATAAAATCAGACGAGACAAAGACCATGTAGGTCCGTTAAAACTAGTATATTTGTGGCCAAAGGATTGACGAGCGCCTTACTGAAGTAGAGGATCGCATTGAATCCGGTCACATTAAGATCGAAACGGCAGAGGGTATGAAACTCGGCGATAAGGCCTTGTTGACGTCCACCGAGAGAAAAAACGAGACACTACTACTCCAGGGATTACACATAATTAAAAACGACTATTTCCGTCACCCTTTGTTCCTAACGAGCGAAAATCGAAAGAGCGCTACAACGGATATCTTTGAAGTAATATTCCACAGGAAAAGCGGTAGCCGATTTATCTACTAAACCATTAGACGCGTCTATAAAACACTTATATAGTTACCAGGAAAATTCTAGAATACCAACAGTGCGCTGTTCAGTTTAAGATATAGATGCCGGAGCTGTAAGAGAATCACAGAGATAAATACAAGGTAGAAACAGCTTGTTAAGAGTTAAAAGGAGATATATCCATTGATGAACACACTGGATTTTATCTACTTGGTTATTTTATTATTGCCATTTAAGATATATTTTTAAGCACTTTGTGGTACCTTAATAAAATTTAACTTTCACTTAATCTGTTGGGAAATATACTTATGAATTTCACTTCCGCAATTCCCATCAGTATTTACCAAAGATTTGATATACCTATTAAGCCGTTTATTTGCTAACGGATCTTCATTTTTAATTACCAAGTCTACAAACTCCACAATGCTTAATGAACTTTCAAAGTAGCACGACAGTATATCACTGTTTAAAAACTTTTTTCTTTCTTCTATAATAAAATTCCCTATAATTAAAATTGGTTTTCCACTCATTATATACGATTGAATCAAAGAACTATTCTCAGAAATTAAAGCATCTGAAAATTTAAAGGATATATCAAAATTTGATCTATTATCTAGAATACATGAGTCGCTTTCTAAAACTATTTTTTTTATTTTAATATACTCGTCAAAATAGGAAGGTTTCATCGCTTTTATTGTAGTTTCTAATAGCGGATGGGGCCTCCATATTAACGTTACACCCTTTTTTTTGATAAGTAAGTTAATATTTTCTGCTAAACGAGGAAGATAATTATCAATATTTAATAAACTATCTATTGTACTACTTAACAAAATAACTTTATTGGTTCCTATTTTTTCATTCCATTCAGATGGTAATTGAATCTCTTTTCTATTAAGTTTTAACGCTGCATCAACTTTAGGAGAACCTAGCACGACTAATTTGTTTTCATCTACATCGTTTTCTTTATATACTTCTTTTAACATATGTGATTGTAAAATTATTTTATCGGCGTTTGCCACCCCTTTATTTATACAAAACGATGCAGATTGCCTTATATCACTATATGGACTAGCGATGAAGTAAGGAACATACACAAGCATATTTGTAAACCTCTTCAATTGGCTAGTATAGAATTCCGGAGATATTGAGGTAACCAGATTTTGATCATCGTAAGGGTTGTGAATATAGATAATATCCGGGTTTCTTTTACTGATATCATAATCTTCATAGGAAATTATTGGAATATTATTATTTAAAAAGTTATCACCTTCATACTGCCTATTTTTCAGCAACCCTTGAGTATCTCTTTCATAGTAAGGGATTGGCAAAACAAAGCTATTACAATTATCGTCTTCTTGAGATGCTTGCCATATACTTTCTAAAGAATCCCACATGGAATATTTATAAGGAAGAAACAAAACTTCTTTTTTAACTTCTTTTTCATTGCTCAACATAATTTTCAATTGATCAATACATGCAATAATATTTTCAGCTTCTTCGCATACTTTATTATTCGAATTAATGTTTTGTAAAAGTATATTGAAGTTGTTTTTCACACGATTTATAACAACATAATATTCCTTATTACGCTCGTTACTAATACTTCCCTCTATTGTGAAGGCGATTGAGTTAATGGCCTCCAAACAGTCCCTAGCTACTATATATGCAGTATCCTGATCTCCTCTCCTCGTAAAAGAAGCACCTTCTTTAATGGTAGATAGCAATTCTGTAATTTGATTTCTAATTTGAATCCTCATTTTAAAACTTCCCTTACTTTTTCTCGTCCATTTTTACTAAGATGATAACTTTTACAATAAAGTAATTCTATACTTTTTGAATTATTCATAACTTTTGCTTGCTCGCTAATTTTAATATATAAATTTTCTTCTGTTAGGCTTAACTTGTTGGCAGTTCCTTTGAAGATCAAATTATATAAATTATTTAAGGACTGATCGTATTTTATTTCATACAAAAATTCTCTTAGCCCTAAAGAATTATTAGTTATAGATAGTATAATAAAATCTGTGATACTGAATATTCCTGTTGCCAATACTTCGATAGCTTTGTTCCCATCTCGATCTACAAAGTAATTCAGAACTTCATTTTCACGATTATCTAACAATAAGTTTTTAAGTAGCAAAGCATCATGTTGCACTTCAGTTAATGACTCTGTAAGTAGCGAGCGACTGAGCTTTTGAACATCCATATTTGGAATAGCTAATAAAATTTTAATAACCTTTAAGGGAGTCATGGACTTCTCTTTTAACAAATTATTATTTAGAAACACAGACAATTCTTCTAGAGTTGTCTGGCTCGCTAGTACACTTATTAATTTTATCCACAATTGATCGTCAGATTTATTTAATGATAGAGCTCTTGAAAAGCTTTTAACAGCCTTTTCCACTTCATTCTCTATCTCATAAATTTGACCAAGATATTTAAGAGGGGACAACTCTAAAAAATCAATACTTGAATCTGCAACGAGATTTTCCTTTTGAAATAAGATTTCCTCAAATACTATTTTCGATTTATCATAACTTTTTAAATCAAAGAGGATTGCTCCCTTAAAAAATTTATAATCAACTAAATTAGGATATATCTCTATACAAGATTCCAATATCTCTAAAGCTTCTTTATCTCTCTTACAACTATGCAATGTTTCAGTCAAAAATAAGAGTGTTTTTTTTACCCAATCATAGTCGATGTTGGGTTTTAATGAATAGGCTTTTCGATAATACCTAATAGCTTGGTTAAGTTTATTGAGGTTTCTGTATTCATTTGCAATAAAAAAATAATCCATTGGTTCCTTATCTTTTTTTCCTAACAATAATGCGAGATTTCTCGAAGATTTATTTTTATCCTGCATTACTTCTGTCAAGTATCCAGTATGATAAATTTGCAAGTCTTTTACACCTGATACTTCCTGAGAATATCTATGTTTTAATACCTCGTGTATATTTCTGACGTAAAATATATCCGAATTATTTCTATATAAACGTTCATGGTAGTTCAAGGCGGTGTTATTCCCTTTCTCACCAATAAAACTAACTATTTGCAGGCCTATGATATTAAATATTGGAGGATTGATTTGTAACTCAGTTTTAAACTTTTCAAAAGACTTTCTGTCTAGATATTCATCAGCATCTAATGCCAAAATCCAATTCCCTATCGCCTTAGAAGCTGCATAGTTTCTTGCCGCTGAGAAATCGTTACTCCAAGTAAAGTCGTAAATTTTATTTGTATATATTGAAGCAATACTTTTTGTTTGATCAGAGGATCCCGTGTCCACCACGATAATTTCGTCAGCAATACCAACTATTGATTCAAGACATCTTCCAATTACTTTTTCTTCGTTTCTCACTATCATGCAAACTGATAATGTGGGTGTCATATATACACATCCTTATATAGGTTCATCAAAAAAATCGCACCGATTTAAAGTACGATTTTTTTGATGAACCTATCTCTTAATCGAGATAGGTTCACTATTTTATCGAAGTAGTTGAAGTACACCTTGTGGTTGTTGATTTGCCTGTGCCAACATTGCTTGAGCTGCTTGAGTAAGAATATTGTTTTTAGTAAACGACATCATCTCTTTTGCCATGTCGACATCACGAATACGTGATTCAGCGGCAGTCAAGTTTTCAGAAGAAGTACCTAGATTGTTGATTGTGTGTTCCAAACGATTTTGCATTGCTCCTAAGTTAGAACGTTCAGTCGCCACAGTCTTAATAGCTTTATCTAATACTGAGATTGCAGTATTAGCGGCGGATTGCGTACTTACCGAAATGCCTGTACCCGATTGGCTATTTCCACTACCTACAGATAGTGTTGCGGCATCCATCTTAGAAATATTCAACGTTACATTTTGGCCCATATTGGCACCAATCTGGAACGTTAACGCTGAGCCACCAGTGGCTGCATATGAGCCGTTCATCAATGTTTTGCCATTGAATTGAGTAGTTTCTGCAACTCTTGTGATTTCTTTTGCCAATTCATCTACTTCTTTTTGAATTGCTGCTCTGTCAGTTGAATCGTCGTTTGTATCGTTAGCAGATTGTACTGCTAGTTCTCTCATACGTTGGAGAATAGCATGTGTTTCATTTAATGCACCTTCAGCAGTTTGAATTAAGGAGATACCGTCTTGTGAGTTCTTTTGAGCCATATCCAAACCACGAATTTGACCACGCATCTTTTCAGAGATAGCCAAACCAGCAGCATCGTCTCCTGCGCGGTTGATCTTCAAACCTGAAGACAATTTCTCGAGGTTTTTAGAAGCGTTCGTGTTGTTCGCGCCGAGTTGACGGTGTGTGTTTAGTGCTGCGATGTTGTGATTGATAATCATTGTTGTTTCCTCCTTGAGTTGTGAGGGTTCACATCCTTGTGACCCGTTTGTTTTTTGTTTGCACGATCGGGATGCCGGCCGAACCATCCTTCTCTTGCTTACAGTATTAGTATCGGAGGGGGGCCATTATTGTTTAGTGTTTTTCGGGAAAGATTTTGGATATTTTTCTCTTTGTATAGAGAGGGGTTTATGCGGTTGCTTATCCGTGATATTGGCACGGTTACTTTCCCACGGCGGGGGACAGCCTGCTGCTCCATTCGCGTCCTTCCGCGAATTGGGCGGCAGCCTGGCACCCTGTGAATGGGAGAGTCAGAAAACAGCGGGATAGCCCCGCATATACGGTTCTATGGTTTTGGCATGAATGGGTCCCTCTGGGCGGAGTGCGTGGGTGGCGGTCCCATTCTACCCGGGTGGCTGTGCACGTCACAATTCGCGGAAGGACGCGAATGGTGTCGTGCAGCAGGCACCCTGGGGAGGCGCTGGCGTGGGGTGTGGTTGGTAGATGGAACTTTCTTTCTACCCGGGTATCTGTGCATGCCACAATTCGCGGTAGAACGCGAATGGATGTCACGCACAGGTACCCGGGTGGGTGATGGTGTTGTGCTAAGTGTGTTAGAAGATGCGGTATGAAAAAAAGAGCCGAGTGGGCTCTTTTTTATTTTTTCTTCAGTTGGTTGAAAAGGCTTAGGTCGATTTCGATTGCTTCGTTGTTGCTTTCGGAGATGGACTCGACCAGTTCGCCGCGCAGGATTTCTACGGATTTTGGGGCTTCGATGCCGATGCGGACGGTTTCGCCTTTGATTTCGATGATTTTGAGTTCGATGTTGTCGCCGATTTTGATGGATTCGTTCGGTTTGCGGGAGAGGACGAGCATGTCAGCGGGCCCCCTTTTGTGCCGGTGTGCCGATAGGTGTGCGCAGGCTGTAGTTGGTGTCGTTCAGGATCATCTGCTTGGCGGTGTGGTTCTGGATGTTGAAGATGAGCGGTGCCTGCAGGTTGATGGTCGATGATTCGAATGGGTCTTTCATGGACATGACGGACAGGATCATGAGGTCTTCCTGTGAGTCGATGCCGAGCAGTTCGATGGTCGGGTCGTCGATGGCGAATGAGTAGTCGCTGACGACGGTGTATGGGTTCGCGACGATGAGTGCGACGCCTGGTGTGTGGACGGACTGCATGACTTGGAAGCTGTCGTTGCCTTCGATCGGCAGGAGGACGAATGTTGTTTCGTCTTCGAGCCCGGGCAGTCCTTTCGGGAATGTCCATTGCGTGAGTGTGTCCAGGTCGAGTTCGCCGTGGAATTTGGTCTGGATGGTCATGCGGGTGTCTCCTTCGGTGTACGGATTATCCTTTCCAGTCGATCTGGATGGATGGGTACTGTTCCATGGTGCCGGTCACTTTGCCGGGTGTGTACGTGTGGATTGGTTTGTTGACTTGGGCATTGATGATCGGTTTCTGTGGTGTTGCGTTGATGGTCGTCGTGCCCGGCGTGATGCTCAACTGGATTTTGGAACGATCGCCGACGAAGCGGATGCCGAGCGGTGCAGTCGGCGGACTTCCGTTCTGCTTCGCGATGGCAGGAATGGCACCTCCGCCATTTTCGATCTCCATCATCTGCCGCCCTTCTTCCGCCCGGCGGCCGGTACCGTCGAGTCCGCCCTGCCGTCCTTGCTGTGCCCATTCTTGGGTGCGGCGGAAGACGCTTTTCATATCGATATCCGCCCGCACTTCGGTCGTGTCGATCGACAATCGTGATCGCGTAGTCGAGATTTCTAGTATTGCAGCAGGCTGCTGGATGTCCAGGATTGCTCTCGGCTGTTCGATCTGCTGGACCGGTTTGTCGATTTGCAGGCCGAGTCTGCCGGGGGTTGTCTGGATCTGCAGTTTTGGAATATCCATATGGACACCTTCTTTCCATGGCTATGAAAAATGCCAGGCACAAGAGTACCTGGCACGCTCGTGCGGCTTTGTTATCGGAGGAAGTCGACCAGCGATGGCTGGATGATGCGCGCGCCTGCTGATAGGGCCGCGCGGTTCACCGATTCTTGGGTGATCAGTTCGGTGATGACTTTTTCGATGTCGATGTCCTCGTTCTGGGACATCTGTTTCTTCGCGATGCCCGCTTGGGATTCAAGACGGTTGTTCATGAGCTCGGCGCGGTTCTGGCGCGCTCCGAGGTCGGCGCGTTCTGTCAAAACCGTGTCCATCATTGCATCGATTTCGCCGATCATGGCATCGGTGTCCGTTGAAGTATCCTTCAGCTTATCAAAGATACCGTCGATGTCTTTGAACATCTTAGCTGCTTTGGAATTAACATTCAGCTGGACGCCGTCGAATACGTCGATATTCACATCAGACGTAAATCCTTTTCCAATTTCAGCGTCTGTAGGGTATCTTTTCTTTCCATCGTTATCAAAATCACCGAAAAGTGCAGTCCCTGTCTTTGTTCCGCTGAAAAGATACTTATCTCCGACTTTCGTGTTGGCCGTGTCTTGTATTTGCTGACGCAGCTGGTCCAACTCGGCTCTGATCTTTTCACGATCGCCGTCTGTCATGGCACCAGTGTTCGCCATATTCGTGACAAGCTCTTTCGCACGATGCATTGCCGCGCCGACTTTGTCGAGTGCATCATCGGAGCTGTCGAGCCAGTTGTTCACTTCCCCCAGGTTGCGCTGATACTGTTCGACTTTGTCGACCTGTGTCCGATAGGCAAGCCCACGCATAGCAACAACCGGATCGTCGGATGGGCGTGAGACCTTTTTCTGGCTCGTGAGCTGTTCGTTCAGCTTGCCCATCTTATTGTAATTGGTCGTCAAGTTGCGGAGCATGTTATTGGAAAGCATGGATTGGGTTACACGCATTGCTAGTCCTCCTCATTATCTGCCGACGACGCCCATGCCGTTGATGATCTTATCGAGCGTTTCGTCGACGACGGTGATCATCCGGGCGGACGCGTTGTACGCCTGCTGGAACTTGATCATGTCGGTCATTTCTTCGTCGAGTGATACGGAGCTGATCGACGCTCGGCGGTTCTCGACGGATTTCAATAATGTCTCCGAGTTGAATTGCATTTTAGCGGCCTGTTCCCCGTCGACTCCGAGCTGGCCGATGATTCCTTGGAAGTAGGTTTGGATGGTTCCGCCGCCCAAATTTCCATTTTTATTGAACTGGATATTACCGAGTTTTTTTGCATTATCGCCATTTCCCTCTGCACCAGCTTCACCAGAAGCGGCTATAAGTGAAGGGTCTTTACTAATATCCCCATTTACCTTCATATCGCCTGCGCCGGTACCGGTAAAGAAGTCGTTTGTACTTTTTGTTGCCGCCCCTAGTGCATAGCCATCCTTATGGACATCATTAAAGGCTTTCATAAAGGCATTTGCCATTTTATCTAACGACTTGATCATCTGAGGGATAAGCGCTTTATCAGTACCATCTCCGAAGGTAGTGACAAGGGATTTTAGTGTCCCTTTGTCCGCCTGCATGTCACTGACTTTCAACGTGCCAACAGGAATACTTCCTACAGAAGCTATCGAAAAACTATCAATTTTATCTCCGTTAATGGCGTCTTCAGTTTTATTCGCACTAAGTTGCCCGGCATCCTTTCCGCTCAAGAGAGGAATTGACCCGTTTGCAGTCTTG comes from Sporosarcina trichiuri and encodes:
- a CDS encoding aminotransferase class I/II-fold pyridoxal phosphate-dependent enzyme; its protein translation is MQSIILAAGMGKRLKELTNNNTKSMVKVNGMTMIERMLCQLDKVELSKIVVVVGYKGKELIDFISTLGINTPIEYVENEIYDKTNNIYSLYMARDYLLKEDTLLLESDLIFEDSVLNQIIEDPYPSLALVAKYESWMDGTVVTLDEENNIKSFLGKKDFKYEDIKSYFKTVNIYKFSKEFSTTHYVPFLEAYSKALGNNEYYEQVLKVITLLDRPDIKATILGDDSWYEIDDIQDLDIAESIFTTSTEDKLKRIQSRYGGYWRYPHLIDFCYLVNPFYPPRKLQDEIKANFERLICDYPSGMGVNSLLAAKYFGLKKEHVVVGNGAAEIIKSLMERLPGKIGMALPTFEEYPNRKRSDEIVPYYPNKNNYSYTAEDLMDFYVDKDISILLLINPDNPSGNYIKKVDILKVAEWAENREITFIVDESFVDFAEEENATLLNEEVLNSYPDLVVIKSISKSFGVPGLRLGVLASLNAELINFMKNDIAIWNINSFGEFYMQIFEKYKSDYEEAMRKFKDVRREYIEELSTVKNVRVVPSQANYLMCEVVGKHTAKEVTEKLLDQYDLLIKDLSSKNGFDGEYIRIAVKRPEENNKLVAALKEILD
- a CDS encoding CDP-glycerol glycerophosphotransferase family protein; its protein translation is MRIQIRNQITELLSTIKEGASFTRRGDQDTAYIVARDCLEAINSIAFTIEGSISNERNKEYYVVINRVKNNFNILLQNINSNNKVCEEAENIIACIDQLKIMLSNEKEVKKEVLFLPYKYSMWDSLESIWQASQEDDNCNSFVLPIPYYERDTQGLLKNRQYEGDNFLNNNIPIISYEDYDISKRNPDIIYIHNPYDDQNLVTSISPEFYTSQLKRFTNMLVYVPYFIASPYSDIRQSASFCINKGVANADKIILQSHMLKEVYKENDVDENKLVVLGSPKVDAALKLNRKEIQLPSEWNEKIGTNKVILLSSTIDSLLNIDNYLPRLAENINLLIKKKGVTLIWRPHPLLETTIKAMKPSYFDEYIKIKKIVLESDSCILDNRSNFDISFKFSDALISENSSLIQSYIMSGKPILIIGNFIIEERKKFLNSDILSCYFESSLSIVEFVDLVIKNEDPLANKRLNRYIKSLVNTDGNCGSEIHKYISQQIK
- a CDS encoding glycosyltransferase produces the protein MTPTLSVCMIVRNEEKVIGRCLESIVGIADEIIVVDTGSSDQTKSIASIYTNKIYDFTWSNDFSAARNYAASKAIGNWILALDADEYLDRKSFEKFKTELQINPPIFNIIGLQIVSFIGEKGNNTALNYHERLYRNNSDIFYVRNIHEVLKHRYSQEVSGVKDLQIYHTGYLTEVMQDKNKSSRNLALLLGKKDKEPMDYFFIANEYRNLNKLNQAIRYYRKAYSLKPNIDYDWVKKTLLFLTETLHSCKRDKEALEILESCIEIYPNLVDYKFFKGAILFDLKSYDKSKIVFEEILFQKENLVADSSIDFLELSPLKYLGQIYEIENEVEKAVKSFSRALSLNKSDDQLWIKLISVLASQTTLEELSVFLNNNLLKEKSMTPLKVIKILLAIPNMDVQKLSRSLLTESLTEVQHDALLLKNLLLDNRENEVLNYFVDRDGNKAIEVLATGIFSITDFIILSITNNSLGLREFLYEIKYDQSLNNLYNLIFKGTANKLSLTEENLYIKISEQAKVMNNSKSIELLYCKSYHLSKNGREKVREVLK
- the hag gene encoding flagellin Hag, yielding MIINHNIAALNTHRQLGANNTNASKNLEKLSSGLKINRAGDDAAGLAISEKMRGQIRGLDMAQKNSQDGISLIQTAEGALNETHAILQRMRELAVQSANDTNDDSTDRAAIQKEVDELAKEITRVAETTQFNGKTLMNGSYAATGGSALTFQIGANMGQNVTLNISKMDAATLSVGSGNSQSGTGISVSTQSAANTAISVLDKAIKTVATERSNLGAMQNRLEHTINNLGTSSENLTAAESRIRDVDMAKEMMSFTKNNILTQAAQAMLAQANQQPQGVLQLLR
- the csrA gene encoding carbon storage regulator CsrA translates to MLVLSRKPNESIKIGDNIELKIIEIKGETVRIGIEAPKSVEILRGELVESISESNNEAIEIDLSLFNQLKKK
- the fliW gene encoding flagellar assembly protein FliW; its protein translation is MTIQTKFHGELDLDTLTQWTFPKGLPGLEDETTFVLLPIEGNDSFQVMQSVHTPGVALIVANPYTVVSDYSFAIDDPTIELLGIDSQEDLMILSVMSMKDPFESSTINLQAPLIFNIQNHTAKQMILNDTNYSLRTPIGTPAQKGAR
- a CDS encoding DUF6470 family protein, encoding MDIPKLQIQTTPGRLGLQIDKPVQQIEQPRAILDIQQPAAILEISTTRSRLSIDTTEVRADIDMKSVFRRTQEWAQQGRQGGLDGTGRRAEEGRQMMEIENGGGAIPAIAKQNGSPPTAPLGIRFVGDRSKIQLSITPGTTTINATPQKPIINAQVNKPIHTYTPGKVTGTMEQYPSIQIDWKG
- the flgL gene encoding flagellar hook-associated protein FlgL; protein product: MRVTQSMLSNNMLRNLTTNYNKMGKLNEQLTSQKKVSRPSDDPVVAMRGLAYRTQVDKVEQYQRNLGEVNNWLDSSDDALDKVGAAMHRAKELVTNMANTGAMTDGDREKIRAELDQLRQQIQDTANTKVGDKYLFSGTKTGTALFGDFDNDGKKRYPTDAEIGKGFTSDVNIDVFDGVQLNVNSKAAKMFKDIDGIFDKLKDTSTDTDAMIGEIDAMMDTVLTERADLGARQNRAELMNNRLESQAGIAKKQMSQNEDIDIEKVITELITQESVNRAALSAGARIIQPSLVDFLR